CATTGAAGTACGCCAAGTCGGATGGCGCTGCGACGCGGCTGTGTCGGTGGTGGAGAACGCCGGACAACCATTTATATCGGGGGTTCGGCCACAACCGCTCCTTAATCAGCGGGCCAAACACGTCCCAGGTATCGCCAAACTCGTTCGGCCCCAACGCAATCTGCGAGAAGGTCGAGGCCAGAGCAACGAAGTGCGGCAAGTTGGGGTCTCGCTGGCGCTTCTTGCGGTCGATCGAGTTGCGGAGAGAGCCGAGGGCGTCATTCCGATCATCGTCGCCGATACATGGGTTGATCGAATACCCGAACATCTGCCCGATGTTCGGTCCGGCGGCGAAGGGCAGCCCGCCGTTGGCCGCAACGGCATTCCAGTCGATGTTATCGGGGTCGGGGAAGTGCAGCATCGGACGCCAGGATGCTCGGATCGGGCGCGGCGCAACTCCATCGGCAGTCATGATGTTGCCGGACTCGGTGTCGCACACCCGGTCGCAGAACTCATGGCTCCACAGGTATTCAACAGCCTCCTGGGGTGAGCCAATCGGAAGCTCGATGCGCACGTTCCGTGCGATGCCACGTTTCAGCATGCGTGCCGACAACGCAGTGTGGATTGTTTGGTTCATCCGGTGCCACGCCGCGTATGCCTCCCAGTGCCACACCGTGACCTCGACGGTGACCAGCCCTTCGGGCACCCGCACTCCATAATCGGGGGACATCGGTTGCTCGCCGTGACTTGGCCTCCACGAGTCGGGCACCAACGGTTCGAGCAGAACTGGGCTGACGCGTGAAGCGATCATGCCACCGATTTCTAGTTCGACCAGCGCCTCCTCGTAAGAGTGATCGTCAGTCGGTCGAAGCACCGTCTTGAGGCGCTGAGTAATCGTTCGACCGACACCCGGCGAGGCGTTCCGCATCAACTCCCACAGCACCGTAGCGACGTTCATCAGATAAAAGGTCGACTGCGCGCCACCGACACCGCGCCACTGGTCGCCGAACGGACCAACCGGTGCGCCGGGCCACACTTCATCCTCGACCAGCTCGAAAATCTGCCGGTAGAAGTCCTGTACGCGCTCGACTTGCAGCGGCCCCTCCTCACCGAGTCTGGCCTCCTCGGCAATCGCCGACGCATCTCGTTCATGGAAGCCTGGGCGTGGAGGATCGACGGATGCGGGTGGGGATGTGTCGTCGTCATCTGACGCAATGGACATTTCAGCATCGTATTGACGCGTTCCGACAATCTCGGGCCGCCGCCCCGCCCGGCGTCCTGCCGCTGGGAAGGTTAGGTCACTTGAGCGATTACCCGAACAGAGAAGCGCCTACGGCGCGCAACTCGTCGGCTTTCACGTCCGCGTAGATCGACAACGCCACCGCCGGGTCATGACCGTGCCACGCTGCGACGATGTGCGGGGGATGTCCCTGATCGAGCATGAGTGACACCGACGTGTTGCGTAAGCCGTGCAGCTTGATCCGCCGCAGCCCGGCCCGCGAGCGCAGCCGCTGGAACTCGTCGGTGTAGGACTCAGGGCGCAGCGGTTCGCCGTCCTCACGCACGGCTACTAGACGGTCATCGGACCACGGCACGCCGAGCGCCATGGCCTCGCGTTTCTGGGCTGTCTTGAGGCTACGTAAGGCCTCGGTCACGTCCGCAGGAAGCGGCAGATCGCGACGGCTGCGCGTTGACTTGGGTGCACCCTCTACAGCTTCACTGCCTACGGCCACCCGGCTGCGTCGCACCAAGAGTGTCCCGGTGTCGAGGTCTACCAACGACCAACGCAGACCCAGTATCTCGGAGCGCCGCAGCCCGTAGCACGAAAGAAGCCAGCAGGCGTACAGCCGGTGATCGGATACAGCTTCGCGGAACTGGCCGACTTCGGCCAGAGTCCACGACTTCACCGTCTGCTCGTAACTGTCGGCGTCCCCTTTGCGCTGGCTGTCGTCGGGGTCGGCATCCTTTGGCCGTTCGACCAACGCAATCACGTTGCGCGGCAACACACCCTGATCGACATAGCTTTGGACGACGGCGCAGAAGGCCGTCAACGTGGAGCGGACGGTCTGCGCGCTCAGACCGCGCTTCTCGGCGGTGACAGCGCTGTCCTCAGCAGCGGGGGCGTACACACCGCGCCTCAGGCGGGCTACCCGTCTTGTGCCCAGTAGAGCCGAAAGTGCAGAGTGCACGTCGCCGGGCAGCGCGGCGGCAAGATCGGCGGAGGTGATTCCCTCCGGGTGTTCGGATACCAGAGCGACCACCCGGCCCGCGAGGGAGTCGGCGCGGTAGTGACGGGGGGAGGTGCGGGCTTCGGTCAGCATCCACTGCACAAGGCTGTCGCCGTCAGTCTTGGTCAATTGTTGGAGCTTCTTGCCGCCGAGGTAGCGCCGCGCGGGTTTCAGATCGTTCTCATAGCTGTAGATGGTGACGCGCCGGATGCCGCGCCGACCGGCCAGCCACTCGTCGCACGCCTCGTCAACCGTGATGGCCGTAGGCTTGTTGTAGGTGCCTGAGGAGACCTCGCTGGTGATGCGCCGAAACTCGCGCCGGGCTTCGGCTTTGGTGCGGAATGTGAACTTACGGCGGTCACGGCCACCATCAGGCTTAGTCCCCACATCGACCTGGAACCAGTAACTCACTGTCCCGTTCTTGGCGGTGTGCTGGCTGATCGGTTCTGCCCGTCGAGTGCGCTTGGGCTTGCCCTGCTCCGTGCTCATTGGTCGTCCTCCTTGACGTT
This genomic window from Mycobacteroides chelonae contains:
- a CDS encoding site-specific integrase; translated protein: MSTEQGKPKRTRRAEPISQHTAKNGTVSYWFQVDVGTKPDGGRDRRKFTFRTKAEARREFRRITSEVSSGTYNKPTAITVDEACDEWLAGRRGIRRVTIYSYENDLKPARRYLGGKKLQQLTKTDGDSLVQWMLTEARTSPRHYRADSLAGRVVALVSEHPEGITSADLAAALPGDVHSALSALLGTRRVARLRRGVYAPAAEDSAVTAEKRGLSAQTVRSTLTAFCAVVQSYVDQGVLPRNVIALVERPKDADPDDSQRKGDADSYEQTVKSWTLAEVGQFREAVSDHRLYACWLLSCYGLRRSEILGLRWSLVDLDTGTLLVRRSRVAVGSEAVEGAPKSTRSRRDLPLPADVTEALRSLKTAQKREAMALGVPWSDDRLVAVREDGEPLRPESYTDEFQRLRSRAGLRRIKLHGLRNTSVSLMLDQGHPPHIVAAWHGHDPAVALSIYADVKADELRAVGASLFG